The following is a genomic window from Acidimicrobiales bacterium.
CCCACCACCCCGGCCGGATCGTGGTGCTCGTGCCGTGCACCACCCCGGACGGGGCCGGCGCCGAGCCGGAGCTGGACGGCCGGGTGGAGCTCCGGGAGAGCGACGCGACCGGGCGCCACCTCTGGTGGGAGGTGGTGGTCCTTCGGGCCTGGGGGCCGGTGTGCGGGCACCTGGAGTCGCTGATGCAGCCGCTCCTTCTGCACGACCTGCCGGTGGCCCTGTGGCTGGCGGGCGGGACCAGCGGCGTCTCGCCGGCCGTGGTGGGGACGGCCGGCTACGTGATCGTCAGCGGGGAGCGGGCCGCCGCCACCGGGCGGGCCGACGTGGCTGCCGACCTGGCCCGCCTGTCGGCGCGCCGTCCGGTGGTCGACCTGGCCTGGCTGGCCATCGAGCCCGCCCGCCGGGCCCTGGCGCGCCTGTTCGACCCCCCCGAGCGCCGGGCCGGCCTGGCCGGGGCCGAGGTGGCGGTGACGGGGCCGGCCTGGTCCTCCCGGCTGCTGGCGGGGTGGCTGGTCGAGCGGGCAGGCATCGACCCGGGCCGGGTCAGGTTGGAGCCCGACCCCGACGGGGGCGGTCGCCTGCATGCCGAGATCGACCTCGGGGCCGAGTCCGCCGTTCTGGAAGCCGGCTCGGTCTGGCCCGCCGGCGCCTCGGCGGCGGCGTCGGGCCCCGGGGCCGCCCGGGCGCGCCTGGGTCCGGCCACCGTGGTCGAGACCCACGGGGGCTCCGACACCCCGCACCTGCTGGCGGCGGCGCTGACCCGTCCCGGCCGGGATCCCCGCTACGAGGCCGCTCTGGCCGTGGCCGGGGAGATGTTCTGACATTCTCTGGCGGGTGAACGGTGAGCTGACCGTGACGCCGGACGTGCCGGGAGCCTTCGTGGCCCACGTCCTGGACTGCTACGAGAACCGGCCGCGGGAGCAGTTCGCCATTGCCCTGTCCGGCGGGGAGACGGCGCGTGCCTGCTACGAGCGGCTGGCGGCCGAGGGCGCCGAGACCATCGACTGGTGGAAGGTCGACGTCTACTGGGGCGACGAGCGCTGCGTGCCCCCCGACAGCCCCGACGCCAACCAGCTGCTCGGGCGCCAGGCCCTGCTCGAGCGGGTGGGGGCGGCCAACACCATCCGGCCCATGCGCTGCGAGGACGGGCCCGAGCCCTACCAGCTGATCGTGGGTGAGCTCGGCTTCTTCGACGTCGTGCACCTCGGGATGGGGCCCGACGGCCACACCGCCTCGCTGTTCCCGGACTCGCCCGCCCTGGCCGCCGACCCCGGCCAGCTGGTGGCGCTCAACGAGGACCCCCACGGGCGCAATCCGCACCGGCGGATGACGCTCACCCTGGCCGGCATCGCCCGCTCCCGGATGGTCGTGTTCACCGTGGCCGGGCAGTCCAAGGCCGAGGCCATGCGGGCGGTGCACGGCGGGGCCGACCTTCCCGCGGCCCGGGTCACATCGGAGCGGGTCGTGTGGCTGGTCGATCCGGCCGCCTCACCCCTCTGACGGTCTTAAGGTGGGTGCCGTGACGGATCTCGTGTCGGCCCGCCTCGACCGGCTGATGGAAGACGCCGCGGCCCGGCGCGACCGGCTGTTCGGCGCCCGCATCACCTTCTCCCCGAAGGTCTTCATCCCCCTGACCCAGCTGTGCCGGGACCGGTGCGGGTACTGCACGTTCGCCCAGCCGCCGGCGCGCATGGCCGCGCCCTACATGCCGCTCGACGAGGTGCTGGAGGTGGCGCGGGCCGGGGCGGCGGCGGGCTGTCACGAGGCGCTGTTCACCCTCGGGGAGCGGCCCGAGCTGCGCTACGAGCCCGCCCGGCGGTGGCTCGACGAGCACGGGTACGCGTCCACCGTCGACTATCTGGTGGCGGCGTGCCGGGCGGTCCTCGAGGAGACCGGCCTCCTCCCCCATGCCAACGCCGGCGCCCTCTACCGGGACGAGCTGGCGGCGCTGCGGCCGGTGAGCGCGTCGCAGGGGATGATGGTCGAGAGCCTCGACGCCGGTCTGGCCTGCCACCGCGGCAGCCCGGACAAGGACCCCGAGCGACGCCTGGCCACTCTCGAGGAGGCGGGGCGGCTGGCCATCCCGTTCACCACCGGGATCCTGGTCGGCATCGGGGAGGATCGGGCCGCCCGCTTGGAGGCACTGGAAGCGATCACCGCCGCCCACCGCCGGCACGGCCACGTGCAGGAGGTGATCGTCCAGAACTTCCTGCCCAAGCCGGGAACGGCCATGCACACCGCTCCGCCCTGCCCGCCCGAGGAGTACCTCTGGACCGTGGCGGTGGCCCGCCTGGTGCTGCCCGACGACGTCCACCTGCAGGCCCCCCCGAACCTCACCGACGACTTCGGCGTGCTGCTCGACGCCGGCATCGACGACTGGGGCGGGGTGTCCCCGGTCACGATCGACCACGTGAACCCGGAGCGGGCCTGGCCCGCCCTCGACCGCCTCCGCCAGGTGACCGAGGCGCGCGGCTACTCGCTGGCCCCCCGGCTCACCGTGCACCCGGAGTGGGCCGGGAGCCCCGAGCGCTGGCTCGACCCGGCCCTGCGCCGGCCCGTCCTCGACCGGGCCGATGCCGAGTGGCTGGGGCGGGACCACGTCTGGGCCTCGGGTGGGGACGACCCCCCGCCCGCCCTGGCCGGGACGGCGGGGCCGGTTCCCGGCGCCGGGAGCGACGTGCGGCGCCGGCCCGGTCTCACGCCCGTCGGTGAGGTGCTGGCCGGCGTGCTGGCCGGTCAGGAGGTCGGTGAGGACCAGATCGTCACCCTGTTCTCGGCGCGCGGCCCCGAGGTGGTCGAGGTGGCCGGGGTGGCCGACGACCTGCGCCGGGAGACGGTCGGTGACGTGGTCACGTGGGTGGCCAACCGCAACATCAACTACACCAACGTGTGCACCTTCAAGTGCCGCTTCTGCGCCTTCTCCAAGGGCCCGTTGTCGCTGAACCTCCGGGGCCAGCCCTATCTGCTGACCCTCGACGAGATCACCGGCCGGGTGGCCGAGGCGGTGGAGGCCGGCGCCACCGAGGTCTGCCTGCAGGGTGGGATCCATCCCGACTTCGACGGCGAGTACTACCTCGAGGTGCTCCACGCCGTGCGCCGGGCCTCGGTCGACATCCACGTGCACGGCTTCACCGCCCTGGAGGTCACCGAGGGCGCCCGCCGCCTCGGTGAGCCGCTGGACCGCTACCTGCGCCGGCTGATGGACGCCGGCCTGCGCACCCTGCCGGGGACGGCGGCCGAGATCCTCGACGACGAGGTGCGGGCGGTGCTCTGCCCCGACAAGGTCAACACCGAGGAATGGCTGCACGCCCACCGCACCGCCCACTCGGTCGGCCTCCGGTCGAACATCACGATCATGTTCGGGGCCATCGAGCAGCCCCGGAGCTGGGCCCGCCACCTGGTGCGCACCCGCGACCTCCAGAAGGAGACCGGCGGCTTCACCGAGTTCGTTCCGCTCCCGTACGTGCACATGGCCGCCCCGCTGTACCTGCAGGGCCGCAGCCGCCGGGGCCCGACCTTCCGCGAGGCGCTGCTCATGCACGCCGTGGGCCGCATCGCCTACCGGGGCTGGGTCGACAACGTGCAGGCCAGCTGGGTCAAGCTCGGGCTGGCCGGGGCCGGCCAGGCCCTCCGGGCGGGGGCCAACGACCTCGGGGGCACGCTGATGGACGAGAACATCTCCCGGGCCGCCGGGGCCTCCCACGGCCAGCGGATGGACGAGGACGGCTTCAGCCGGTTGGTCGGCGATCTGGGTCGTCCCCTCGAGCAGCGCACGACGCTGTACGGCCGCCTGTCCCCCGCTTGAGCGCCGCCGCCCGGTCGATCACCGGGGACGCCGATCTCGACGGCCTGGTGCGCCAGCTCCTCGACCGCGTCGGTGCCGACGCCAACCGGGACCAGCTCGAGGAGATCATGGCCACCGCGGTGCGCCTGGCCACCGGTCCCGCCGACCGCCTCGACCTCAAGATCGCCAACGCCGGCCTGCGGGAGATGGCGGACGCCTACGAGGTGTTCGCCCCCTATCGCGACGTGCCGAAGGTGACGGTGTTCGGCTCGGCGCGCACCCTGCCCGACGCGCCTCTGTACGAGCAGGCCCGGGCCGCGGCGCGCGCCCTGGCCGAGGCGGGCTGGATGGTCGTCACCGGCGCCGGGCCGGGCATCATGGCCGCCGCCCAGGAGGGCGCCGGACCGGGTCGGTCCTTCGGCGTGAACATCCGCCTGCCGTTCGAGCAGGGCGCCAACGCCTTCATCGCGTCCGACCCGAAGCTGGTCGAGATGAAGTACTTCTTCACCCGCAAGCTGATGCTGATGAAGGAGTCCTCGGGCTTCATCGTGCTGCCCGGCGGGTTCGGGACCCTCGACGAGGCCTTCGAGCTGCTGACCCTCCTGCACACCGGCAAGTCGGTCCCGGCGCCGATCGTCATGCTCGACATGCCCGACGACTCCTACTGGGGGCGCTGGGACGAGTTCCTCGAGGGCGAGGTTGCCGTCCGCGGCCTGATCTCCCCCGACGACCGCCACCTGTTCACCGTCACCGACGATGCCCGGCGGGCGGCCGAGGAGATCCTCGGCTTCTACCGCAACTACGACTCGGTGCGCTGGGTCGGGGACCGTCTGGTGCTCCGGGTGCGGCGGGCTCCGGGG
Proteins encoded in this region:
- a CDS encoding TIGR00730 family Rossman fold protein produces the protein MSAAARSITGDADLDGLVRQLLDRVGADANRDQLEEIMATAVRLATGPADRLDLKIANAGLREMADAYEVFAPYRDVPKVTVFGSARTLPDAPLYEQARAAARALAEAGWMVVTGAGPGIMAAAQEGAGPGRSFGVNIRLPFEQGANAFIASDPKLVEMKYFFTRKLMLMKESSGFIVLPGGFGTLDEAFELLTLLHTGKSVPAPIVMLDMPDDSYWGRWDEFLEGEVAVRGLISPDDRHLFTVTDDARRAAEEILGFYRNYDSVRWVGDRLVLRVRRAPGREELAELRGRFSDLCVSGTLDVTGPFPVETRDGDKLDLKRVALRFNHRSYGELRRLIDALNQLPVPGA
- a CDS encoding glucose-6-phosphate dehydrogenase assembly protein OpcA, which encodes DRVHRPALAAALTGAAAAPVTEGLIGRWSGEDTDLSEVIRGLDRLRQEAGRTASRAAVVNLGVVAAVDAAAERVVASVAGLGAHHPGRIVVLVPCTTPDGAGAEPELDGRVELRESDATGRHLWWEVVVLRAWGPVCGHLESLMQPLLLHDLPVALWLAGGTSGVSPAVVGTAGYVIVSGERAAATGRADVAADLARLSARRPVVDLAWLAIEPARRALARLFDPPERRAGLAGAEVAVTGPAWSSRLLAGWLVERAGIDPGRVRLEPDPDGGGRLHAEIDLGAESAVLEAGSVWPAGASAAASGPGAARARLGPATVVETHGGSDTPHLLAAALTRPGRDPRYEAALAVAGEMF
- the cofH gene encoding 5-amino-6-(D-ribitylamino)uracil--L-tyrosine 4-hydroxyphenyl transferase CofH, encoding MTDLVSARLDRLMEDAAARRDRLFGARITFSPKVFIPLTQLCRDRCGYCTFAQPPARMAAPYMPLDEVLEVARAGAAAGCHEALFTLGERPELRYEPARRWLDEHGYASTVDYLVAACRAVLEETGLLPHANAGALYRDELAALRPVSASQGMMVESLDAGLACHRGSPDKDPERRLATLEEAGRLAIPFTTGILVGIGEDRAARLEALEAITAAHRRHGHVQEVIVQNFLPKPGTAMHTAPPCPPEEYLWTVAVARLVLPDDVHLQAPPNLTDDFGVLLDAGIDDWGGVSPVTIDHVNPERAWPALDRLRQVTEARGYSLAPRLTVHPEWAGSPERWLDPALRRPVLDRADAEWLGRDHVWASGGDDPPPALAGTAGPVPGAGSDVRRRPGLTPVGEVLAGVLAGQEVGEDQIVTLFSARGPEVVEVAGVADDLRRETVGDVVTWVANRNINYTNVCTFKCRFCAFSKGPLSLNLRGQPYLLTLDEITGRVAEAVEAGATEVCLQGGIHPDFDGEYYLEVLHAVRRASVDIHVHGFTALEVTEGARRLGEPLDRYLRRLMDAGLRTLPGTAAEILDDEVRAVLCPDKVNTEEWLHAHRTAHSVGLRSNITIMFGAIEQPRSWARHLVRTRDLQKETGGFTEFVPLPYVHMAAPLYLQGRSRRGPTFREALLMHAVGRIAYRGWVDNVQASWVKLGLAGAGQALRAGANDLGGTLMDENISRAAGASHGQRMDEDGFSRLVGDLGRPLEQRTTLYGRLSPA
- the pgl gene encoding 6-phosphogluconolactonase, coding for MNGELTVTPDVPGAFVAHVLDCYENRPREQFAIALSGGETARACYERLAAEGAETIDWWKVDVYWGDERCVPPDSPDANQLLGRQALLERVGAANTIRPMRCEDGPEPYQLIVGELGFFDVVHLGMGPDGHTASLFPDSPALAADPGQLVALNEDPHGRNPHRRMTLTLAGIARSRMVVFTVAGQSKAEAMRAVHGGADLPAARVTSERVVWLVDPAASPL